The following proteins are encoded in a genomic region of Ornithinibacillus sp. 4-3:
- the kapB gene encoding sporulation phosphorelay system protein KapB — protein MAELEVGKYVLASYNSGAYIGKLLEDRRNFQLVEVLAVVKHPNQGDLHNPGQVENVAFFERKALGFKEKMNVQRRKVQAFDGEIPDYHDSLKQALQQLKDELSQEDTAFNKKSLEKLADLEAHYYHK, from the coding sequence ATGGCAGAGTTAGAAGTAGGTAAATATGTTTTAGCAAGCTATAATTCAGGTGCTTACATTGGAAAATTACTGGAAGATCGTAGAAATTTTCAATTAGTGGAAGTGCTTGCAGTAGTCAAGCATCCTAATCAAGGAGATCTTCATAATCCTGGTCAAGTTGAAAATGTTGCTTTTTTTGAACGTAAAGCTTTAGGATTTAAAGAAAAAATGAATGTTCAAAGAAGAAAGGTCCAAGCCTTTGATGGAGAAATTCCTGATTATCATGACTCATTAAAACAGGCCTTACAGCAACTAAAGGACGAACTATCTCAGGAAGATACAGCATTTAATAAAAAATCTTTAGAAAAACTTGCCGACCTAGAAGCACATTACTACCATAAATAA
- a CDS encoding phosphocarrier protein HPr translates to MRTHTYLITADVGVHARPATLLVNEAGQFDSDIDIQYNGIKVNLKSIMGVMSLGIPKGAEINIIANGPDEENASNSIEKVILEHLGEKVES, encoded by the coding sequence ATGAGAACGCATACATATTTAATTACGGCTGATGTTGGAGTCCATGCAAGACCAGCTACGTTACTTGTAAACGAAGCTGGGCAATTCGACTCTGATATTGACATTCAATATAATGGAATTAAAGTGAATTTAAAATCAATCATGGGAGTTATGTCTTTAGGAATACCTAAAGGAGCAGAGATTAATATTATTGCTAATGGTCCGGATGAAGAAAATGCATCTAATAGTATTGAAAAAGTAATACTTGAACATTTAGGAGAGAAAGTAGAAAGCTAG
- a CDS encoding GlsB/YeaQ/YmgE family stress response membrane protein, with amino-acid sequence MSILWTLIVGGIIGWLAGLITGKDIPGGIIGNILAGIIGGYLGSRLLGSWGPEIGDFYIFPALIGSIILIILVSILLNIFKRN; translated from the coding sequence TTGAGTATACTATGGACATTAATTGTTGGTGGTATTATCGGTTGGCTGGCAGGATTAATTACAGGAAAAGATATACCTGGAGGAATTATTGGTAATATCTTAGCCGGGATAATTGGAGGTTATTTAGGATCCCGCCTATTAGGTTCTTGGGGTCCTGAAATTGGTGACTTTTACATTTTCCCTGCATTGATAGGTTCAATTATTCTTATTATATTAGTAAGTATCCTGCTAAATATATTTAAAAGAAACTAA
- a CDS encoding DUF378 domain-containing protein — MHVLRIIVLTLIIIGALNWGLIGFFNYDLVAALFGGDQSAISRVIYSLVGLSGLYALSFYFTDIDDRRTETDNLNYQTESSEEFNIRNDHRDRDPQDRY; from the coding sequence ATGCATGTATTACGTATAATTGTATTAACATTAATAATTATTGGTGCGCTTAACTGGGGATTAATTGGATTTTTTAATTATGATTTAGTTGCAGCCCTTTTCGGTGGTGACCAATCCGCAATTTCAAGAGTTATTTATTCACTAGTTGGATTAAGTGGATTATATGCATTATCTTTTTATTTTACAGATATTGACGATCGTCGCACAGAGACAGATAATTTAAATTACCAAACAGAATCAAGTGAAGAATTTAATATCCGTAATGATCATCGTGACAGAGATCCTCAAGACCGCTATTAG
- the deoD gene encoding purine-nucleoside phosphorylase — MSIHIGANKGQIAETILLPGDPLRAKYIAENFLTDVIQYNHVRGMNGYTGVYKGEKISVQGTGMGVPSISIYVNELIQSYDVQKLIRVGSCGAISEDIHVRDIILAQGATTDSQMNRLVFGQIDYAPLADFDLLHKAYQISCKKHITPFVGNVFTTDLFYKDNAKEIHTLLAKYNVLAIEMESTALYTLAAKFRRQALSILTVSDHVITGEETTAKERETTFKDMIEIALDTALEN, encoded by the coding sequence ATGAGTATACATATTGGAGCAAACAAAGGACAAATTGCAGAAACCATTTTACTTCCAGGCGATCCACTACGTGCCAAATATATTGCAGAAAATTTTTTAACTGATGTTATTCAATATAACCATGTACGTGGAATGAATGGATACACAGGCGTTTATAAAGGTGAAAAAATTTCCGTGCAAGGTACAGGCATGGGAGTCCCTTCCATCTCGATTTATGTGAATGAATTAATTCAAAGCTATGATGTTCAAAAGCTTATTCGAGTAGGTTCCTGTGGTGCAATTTCTGAGGATATTCATGTAAGAGATATTATATTAGCTCAAGGTGCTACAACTGATTCGCAAATGAACCGCTTAGTATTTGGCCAAATCGATTATGCTCCTCTTGCCGATTTTGATTTACTCCATAAAGCTTATCAAATTAGCTGCAAGAAACATATTACTCCATTTGTTGGAAATGTTTTTACTACGGATTTATTTTATAAGGATAATGCAAAGGAAATTCATACACTTTTAGCAAAATATAATGTACTAGCAATTGAAATGGAGTCCACTGCTTTGTATACATTAGCTGCTAAATTTAGACGTCAAGCATTATCTATTCTTACCGTTTCTGACCATGTCATTACTGGTGAAGAAACAACCGCAAAAGAGCGTGAAACAACTTTTAAGGATATGATAGAAATCGCATTGGATACAGCATTAGAAAATTAA
- a CDS encoding biotin transporter BioY: MAIGANITVWFPFLAVPIGSATVPVTLQTFFAILAGLMLGRKLGSLSMITYILVGVAGVPIFAGLKSGPMIFFSATGGFILSFVFIAFFVGWIAEKSKHKKLLPYSIAAIIGLILNYSIGVTYMFAAMNFWLEIPISYSQAWIVMVPFMIKDFPLSLLAALFMVNLAHRLPRRWINRYATT; this comes from the coding sequence ATGGCAATAGGAGCAAATATTACAGTTTGGTTTCCATTCTTAGCAGTTCCAATTGGAAGTGCTACAGTGCCAGTTACTTTACAAACATTTTTCGCGATTTTAGCAGGTTTAATGCTAGGGAGAAAATTAGGAAGCCTTTCGATGATTACATATATTTTAGTAGGTGTTGCAGGAGTTCCTATCTTTGCAGGACTGAAATCCGGGCCAATGATTTTTTTCTCAGCCACTGGTGGATTTATTTTATCTTTTGTATTTATTGCATTTTTCGTCGGCTGGATTGCAGAAAAGAGTAAACATAAAAAATTACTTCCTTACTCTATTGCTGCAATTATTGGCTTAATACTAAATTATAGTATTGGCGTAACATACATGTTTGCTGCGATGAATTTCTGGCTAGAGATTCCTATCAGCTACTCTCAAGCGTGGATTGTAATGGTTCCTTTTATGATAAAAGATTTCCCACTTTCGCTGCTTGCGGCTCTATTCATGGTTAATCTAGCTCATCGACTTCCGAGGCGCTGGATAAACCGATATGCGACAACGTAA
- a CDS encoding YuiB family protein → MIQLVVSIVLYFVIFFGLSFILNMLLRKTWLMSFIYPIIVVIIIDGISTFDYLFKPSESFSTAYDKIINLTVVDITVLLSGLVGTIVSGIVIRMLRKSGYQMF, encoded by the coding sequence TTGATTCAATTAGTTGTATCTATCGTATTATATTTCGTCATCTTTTTCGGACTTTCCTTTATTTTAAATATGCTCTTAAGAAAAACTTGGTTAATGTCATTTATTTATCCAATTATTGTTGTGATTATTATTGATGGAATTTCAACATTTGATTATCTTTTCAAACCGAGTGAATCTTTCTCTACTGCTTATGATAAAATCATTAATTTAACAGTTGTGGATATTACGGTACTTTTGTCAGGTCTTGTGGGAACAATTGTTTCGGGAATTGTGATTCGAATGCTGCGTAAGAGCGGTTATCAAATGTTTTAA
- a CDS encoding NAD(P)/FAD-dependent oxidoreductase produces the protein MDRPNIVVLGAGYGGLLTTVKLQKLLGRNQAKITLINNNDYHYQSTWLHESAAGTLHHDRIRIPIKDVINPHKVKFIQDTVVSIHPEDNYVKLMNDEVKYDYLVIGLGFEKATFGIPGLEENAYAIGDVNSSRLIRDHIEYQFAMYHNEVEKNPSRLTIVVGGAGFTGIEFVGELANRVPELCQEYDIDRSQVEIVALEGASTIMPGFDPELVEYAMNSLEARGVHFITDALLKECKTESVVYEKDGKLHEIPTMTKVWAAGVRANTIVEKSGFTTNRGKVEVRKDMRTPEYDNVFVVGDCALIIDEPTGRPFPPTAQMAIQEAVTVAANVNRLVQGNEHLALFVPQNLGTVASLGNNDAIGVIFNNRKIFGWKAILMKKMIDNRYLLKLGGLGLLLKKGKFNFFA, from the coding sequence GTGGACAGACCCAATATAGTCGTTTTAGGCGCTGGGTATGGGGGATTATTGACAACTGTGAAATTACAGAAGCTCTTAGGAAGAAATCAAGCAAAAATTACATTAATAAATAATAATGACTATCATTACCAATCAACTTGGTTACATGAAAGTGCAGCAGGTACATTACATCATGATCGAATACGAATTCCGATTAAAGATGTGATCAACCCTCATAAAGTAAAGTTTATTCAAGATACAGTTGTTTCGATACACCCGGAAGACAATTATGTAAAATTGATGAATGATGAAGTGAAATACGATTACTTAGTCATTGGTCTAGGATTTGAAAAAGCAACATTTGGTATCCCGGGATTAGAAGAAAATGCATATGCCATTGGTGATGTAAACAGTTCACGATTAATTCGAGATCACATCGAATACCAGTTTGCAATGTATCATAATGAAGTAGAAAAAAACCCATCTCGTTTAACCATTGTTGTTGGTGGAGCAGGATTTACAGGGATTGAGTTTGTCGGTGAATTAGCAAACCGTGTACCAGAACTCTGTCAAGAATATGATATTGATCGTTCTCAAGTAGAAATTGTTGCGTTAGAAGGTGCATCAACTATTATGCCTGGGTTTGACCCAGAGCTTGTGGAATATGCGATGAACTCCTTGGAAGCTAGAGGTGTGCATTTTATAACAGATGCATTATTAAAAGAATGTAAAACTGAGAGTGTAGTCTATGAAAAAGATGGGAAACTACATGAAATTCCTACAATGACTAAAGTTTGGGCTGCAGGAGTACGTGCAAACACCATAGTAGAAAAATCTGGATTTACAACAAATCGTGGGAAGGTAGAAGTTCGAAAAGACATGCGCACACCTGAATATGATAATGTATTTGTTGTTGGTGATTGTGCATTGATTATTGATGAACCTACTGGTAGACCGTTTCCACCTACTGCGCAAATGGCAATTCAAGAAGCGGTAACTGTTGCAGCAAATGTAAATCGTTTAGTGCAAGGGAATGAACATCTTGCATTATTCGTACCACAAAACTTAGGAACAGTAGCTTCACTTGGAAATAATGATGCAATAGGAGTTATTTTTAATAACCGGAAAATCTTCGGATGGAAGGCAATTCTAATGAAGAAAATGATTGATAATCGGTATTTATTAAAGCTCGGTGGATTAGGATTGTTACTAAAAAAAGGCAAATTTAATTTTTTCGCATAA
- a CDS encoding NAD(P)/FAD-dependent oxidoreductase: MTDNLYDITIIGGGPTGLFTAFYGGMRSAKVKLIESLPHLGGQLTALYPEKYIYDVAGFPNIRAQELVDNLEKQLELFDPTIILGQSIEKVERLEDGTFKLTSAENEVHYSKTIIITAGNGAFQPRRLLIGDSESFEDINLHYYVTDMNIYKDRHVLLLGGGDSAVDWALMLEPIAKKVTLVHRRDDFRAHEHSIDQLKNSSVEILTPYVPIKIEGKEKIEKVILQENRGTDEISIDVDYVLCNYGFISNLGPIKDWGLEIERNSIIVNQKMETNIPGIYAAGDINTYDGKVKLIATGFGDAPTAVNNAMRYMDPKARVQPKHSTSMF; this comes from the coding sequence ATGACAGATAATTTATATGACATTACGATCATAGGAGGTGGCCCTACTGGGTTATTTACTGCTTTCTATGGTGGAATGCGTTCAGCAAAAGTAAAACTAATTGAAAGTCTCCCACATCTAGGAGGGCAATTAACCGCCCTTTATCCGGAGAAATATATATATGATGTTGCTGGTTTTCCTAACATTCGTGCACAGGAATTAGTCGATAATTTAGAAAAACAATTAGAATTATTCGATCCAACTATCATTCTTGGGCAATCAATAGAAAAGGTAGAGCGCCTTGAAGATGGTACTTTTAAATTAACCTCAGCAGAAAATGAAGTTCATTATTCAAAAACAATCATTATTACTGCTGGGAATGGTGCTTTCCAACCACGTCGCCTGCTAATTGGTGATAGCGAATCCTTTGAAGATATTAATCTTCATTATTATGTGACAGATATGAATATTTATAAAGACCGGCATGTTCTACTACTAGGTGGTGGAGATTCCGCAGTTGACTGGGCATTAATGCTTGAACCAATTGCGAAAAAAGTTACACTTGTACACCGTCGCGATGATTTTAGAGCACATGAGCATAGCATAGACCAATTGAAAAATTCTTCTGTAGAAATTTTAACACCATATGTTCCAATTAAAATTGAAGGAAAAGAAAAAATTGAAAAAGTTATCCTTCAAGAAAATCGTGGTACAGATGAAATTTCTATTGATGTGGATTATGTTCTGTGTAACTATGGATTTATTTCAAATTTAGGGCCAATTAAAGATTGGGGCTTAGAAATTGAACGTAATAGTATTATTGTAAATCAGAAGATGGAAACAAATATCCCAGGCATTTACGCTGCAGGTGATATTAATACCTATGATGGAAAAGTGAAATTAATTGCAACTGGCTTTGGAGATGCACCAACAGCAGTGAATAATGCAATGCGATATATGGATCCAAAAGCGAGAGTACAACCAAAGCATTCAACGAGTATGTTTTAA
- a CDS encoding bleomycin resistance protein: MNEPSLVPELLVENLEASLDFWCDLCGFSILYDRKEDGFAYLTLGNAHIMLEEKGIIRNWITAELKIPYGRGMNLEITVDSFESIVARLNERNWPLFMEPEEKWYRRGNGEIGVCQFLVQDPNGYLLRFSEMLGERFK; encoded by the coding sequence ATGAATGAACCTTCACTTGTGCCAGAATTACTTGTTGAGAATTTAGAAGCTAGTTTAGATTTTTGGTGTGATTTATGTGGCTTTTCCATACTATATGACCGTAAGGAAGATGGCTTTGCTTATTTAACATTAGGAAATGCCCATATCATGCTTGAGGAGAAAGGGATTATAAGAAATTGGATAACAGCTGAGCTTAAGATTCCATATGGGAGAGGGATGAATCTGGAGATTACAGTTGATTCTTTTGAGTCTATTGTAGCTCGCTTAAACGAAAGAAATTGGCCTCTTTTTATGGAGCCAGAGGAGAAATGGTATCGTAGAGGCAATGGAGAAATTGGAGTTTGCCAATTTTTAGTGCAGGATCCTAATGGTTATCTTTTGCGATTTTCAGAAATGCTTGGTGAACGATTTAAATAA
- a CDS encoding HesB/IscA family protein yields the protein MTITITDNASRQIKKMMEEEPAGAKLRFGVKGGGCSGLSYSIGFEQQINEDLDLVEEINEIPVVIAKPDIPIIENTEIDYKQNMMGGGFIINNPNAVFSCGCGSSFRTKENVGVPGDC from the coding sequence ATGACAATTACGATTACCGACAATGCAAGTAGACAAATAAAGAAAATGATGGAAGAAGAGCCAGCAGGTGCGAAATTACGATTTGGGGTAAAAGGTGGAGGATGTAGTGGATTATCCTATTCCATCGGATTTGAACAACAGATTAATGAAGATCTAGATCTAGTTGAAGAAATCAATGAAATTCCAGTGGTAATTGCTAAACCAGATATTCCTATCATAGAAAATACAGAAATTGATTATAAACAAAATATGATGGGCGGAGGCTTCATTATAAATAATCCAAACGCAGTATTTTCATGCGGATGTGGTTCATCCTTCCGTACAAAAGAAAATGTTGGTGTACCAGGAGATTGTTAA
- a CDS encoding YuzD family protein, translating into MSNTHITITVYGAEQICASCVGAPGSKDTYEWLQAAVGRKYIADDIQYEYIDIDTPQEEEKHKDFVERIFEEDLFYPIVFVNDELVAEGIPRLKTIYEELEKYDVQIKE; encoded by the coding sequence TTGAGTAATACACATATTACCATTACAGTATATGGTGCGGAGCAAATTTGTGCAAGTTGTGTTGGTGCACCTGGATCTAAGGACACGTATGAATGGCTACAAGCAGCAGTTGGAAGAAAATATATTGCCGATGACATTCAATATGAATATATAGATATAGATACACCACAAGAAGAGGAAAAGCATAAGGATTTTGTGGAGCGTATTTTTGAAGAGGATTTATTCTATCCAATTGTTTTTGTAAATGATGAGCTGGTGGCTGAGGGTATCCCGCGCTTAAAAACAATTTATGAAGAGCTAGAAAAATATGATGTACAGATTAAAGAGTAA
- a CDS encoding NifU family protein produces the protein MREQVQDVLNKLRPYLLRDGGDVELIDVDDNGVVQIRLMGACGNCPSSAITLKAGIERALVTEVPGVTEIEQIF, from the coding sequence ATGCGTGAACAAGTACAAGATGTTTTAAATAAATTACGCCCTTATTTGCTACGTGACGGTGGAGACGTTGAATTAATTGATGTAGATGATAATGGTGTTGTTCAAATTCGTCTTATGGGTGCATGTGGTAACTGCCCAAGTTCAGCGATCACCTTAAAAGCTGGTATTGAGCGTGCATTAGTTACAGAAGTACCTGGTGTTACTGAAATCGAACAAATCTTTTAA
- a CDS encoding IS3 family transposase produces MSKITFSTKEIITLQKNPNVQRVSERSITYTDAFKNKFMEEYLAGKLPRQIFDENGFDVDVIGIKRIEQSAHRWKKAYERNGLIGLTDSRKTGSGRPLKRELTPSEVMERQEARIKLLEGQVELLKKLEVTERRLLNASESLEPSRIYQLIYETIEQNQFKRMTKYFCDLLEVSRSGYYSYLEAAERREAREKLDLEAKKIILKAFNRRGYKKGSRSIKMILENDYNIIFSRKKIQRIMNKYGIVCPHRRANPYKKIAKATKEHQVVSNKLNREFKQGVPGKVLLTDITYLPYNGNCMAYLSTVKDASTNEILAYHVSDRITLDIATQTIHKLVNNKKVTLHKDAFIHSDQGSHYTSPRYQKLLKKYGLGQSMSRRGNCWDNAPQESFFGHLKDEVDYQSCKTLKELKAKINHYMVYYNNYRYQWNLKKMTPIQYRNHLLTA; encoded by the coding sequence ATGAGTAAAATAACATTCTCAACTAAAGAGATAATAACACTACAAAAGAATCCAAATGTACAACGTGTTAGCGAACGGTCCATTACATATACCGACGCTTTTAAAAATAAATTTATGGAGGAGTACCTAGCTGGCAAACTCCCTCGACAAATTTTTGATGAAAATGGCTTCGATGTGGACGTTATTGGGATAAAGCGAATTGAACAATCAGCTCACAGGTGGAAGAAAGCCTATGAAAGGAATGGGTTAATCGGTCTTACAGATTCAAGGAAAACGGGTTCGGGCAGACCATTAAAACGGGAACTTACACCATCCGAAGTGATGGAAAGACAAGAGGCAAGAATTAAGCTTCTGGAGGGACAAGTAGAACTATTAAAAAAGCTAGAAGTGACAGAAAGGAGGCTGCTAAACGCAAGCGAAAGTCTAGAACCGAGTAGAATATATCAGTTGATTTATGAGACCATTGAACAAAATCAATTTAAGCGAATGACAAAGTATTTTTGTGACCTTTTAGAGGTTTCGCGTTCAGGCTATTATAGCTATCTAGAGGCAGCTGAAAGACGAGAAGCAAGAGAAAAATTGGACTTAGAAGCGAAAAAAATCATACTAAAGGCATTTAATCGACGGGGGTATAAGAAAGGGTCACGTTCCATTAAAATGATACTGGAGAATGACTATAACATTATCTTTAGTCGTAAAAAGATTCAAAGAATCATGAATAAATATGGAATTGTCTGTCCTCATAGAAGGGCGAATCCTTATAAAAAAATTGCGAAAGCAACCAAGGAGCATCAGGTCGTTTCAAACAAGTTAAACAGAGAATTTAAGCAAGGAGTACCTGGAAAAGTGTTATTAACGGACATTACTTATTTGCCATATAACGGTAATTGTATGGCTTATTTGTCGACCGTAAAAGATGCGTCCACTAACGAAATCCTAGCTTACCATGTTTCAGATCGCATCACTTTAGACATCGCAACTCAGACGATCCATAAATTAGTTAATAACAAAAAAGTTACTTTACACAAAGATGCCTTTATCCACTCGGACCAAGGAAGCCATTACACGAGTCCAAGATATCAAAAATTATTAAAAAAATATGGTCTAGGCCAATCTATGTCTAGAAGAGGAAACTGTTGGGACAATGCACCTCAAGAGTCTTTCTTTGGTCATCTAAAAGATGAAGTTGACTATCAATCTTGTAAAACATTAAAAGAACTAAAGGCGAAAATAAATCATTACATGGTTTACTATAACAACTATAGGTATCAATGGAACTTAAAAAAGATGACCCCTATTCAATATAGGAATCATCTTCTAACTGCTTAG
- a CDS encoding TIGR04104 family putative zinc finger protein, with protein MEPRRLLNNVTYRRGIKMPTCQYCGQKWSWKQTFKQTFRLDNRMTCSCCGKKQYLTKRARLKSTFIPFSMVTLVMISNLVFGPSYIAFFILLCLLPLFLGIYPFFVELSKEEEPLF; from the coding sequence ATGGAGCCAAGACGCCTGTTGAATAATGTAACGTATAGGAGAGGAATCAAGATGCCGACCTGCCAGTATTGTGGACAAAAATGGAGCTGGAAACAAACATTTAAACAAACTTTTAGATTAGATAACCGTATGACTTGCTCTTGTTGTGGGAAAAAACAATATCTTACAAAGCGGGCGAGATTAAAAAGTACCTTCATTCCTTTTTCAATGGTTACTTTAGTCATGATTAGTAATCTAGTCTTTGGTCCTTCTTACATTGCTTTCTTTATTCTATTATGTCTGCTCCCATTATTTTTAGGAATCTATCCTTTTTTTGTAGAGCTATCGAAGGAAGAAGAACCACTTTTCTGA
- a CDS encoding 2-hydroxyacid dehydrogenase — protein MEKQHIYITRKIPNELLQPYQEQFHFSMWEKESEPVPREVLLEKVEHVAGILCLLTDQIDEEVFNKAKHLQLVANMAVGYDNIDVEAAKARQVVVTNTPDVLTETTADLTFALLMATARRIVEANEFIKKDEWKDWSPFLLAGSDIHHQTIGIVGMGRIGEAVARRAKGFGMNILYYNRSRKMEAEQELDATYVSFEKLLTEADFVVCLTPLTSDTHQIFNKQAFEKMKQSAIFINASRGMTMDEQALYEALKAGEIKAAGLDVFATEPIRASHPLLELDNVVCLPHIGSASVATRENMIKLCLENLSSYFKGHGAKTPVE, from the coding sequence TTGGAAAAACAACATATTTATATAACAAGAAAAATCCCAAATGAATTATTACAGCCATATCAGGAGCAGTTTCACTTTTCAATGTGGGAAAAAGAATCAGAACCAGTACCAAGAGAAGTTTTATTAGAAAAGGTTGAGCATGTAGCTGGTATACTTTGTCTTTTAACAGACCAGATCGATGAAGAAGTATTTAATAAGGCTAAACATCTCCAGCTTGTCGCAAATATGGCGGTTGGCTATGATAATATTGATGTGGAAGCGGCTAAAGCGCGTCAGGTTGTAGTGACGAATACACCAGATGTACTAACTGAAACAACAGCAGATTTAACTTTTGCTTTATTAATGGCGACAGCTAGAAGAATAGTGGAAGCAAATGAATTTATTAAAAAGGATGAATGGAAAGATTGGTCTCCATTCCTATTAGCTGGTTCTGATATTCATCATCAAACCATTGGTATTGTGGGAATGGGAAGAATTGGAGAAGCTGTTGCAAGAAGAGCAAAAGGCTTTGGTATGAATATTTTGTACTATAATCGTTCACGAAAGATGGAAGCAGAGCAAGAGTTAGATGCAACTTATGTATCATTTGAAAAACTATTAACAGAAGCGGATTTTGTTGTCTGTTTGACACCATTAACTTCTGACACACATCAAATTTTCAATAAACAAGCATTTGAAAAGATGAAGCAATCTGCTATTTTTATAAACGCTTCTCGTGGAATGACGATGGATGAACAAGCACTTTATGAAGCACTTAAAGCTGGTGAAATTAAAGCCGCTGGACTCGATGTATTTGCAACTGAACCGATTCGTGCAAGTCATCCCTTACTGGAGTTAGATAATGTCGTATGTTTACCACATATTGGTTCAGCAAGTGTAGCTACTCGTGAAAATATGATAAAATTATGTTTAGAGAATTTATCTAGTTATTTTAAGGGGCATGGAGCCAAGACGCCTGTTGAATAA
- a CDS encoding phosphatidylglycerophosphatase A — MDEVTKQQELEIKSRKLLHDRGVQEVDIAELVYYLQASYHPSLTLDTCLHNVNRVLSKREVQHAVITGIQLDILAEQNKLEEPLQKIIKTDESLYGIDEIIAFSIVNVYGSIGFTNYGYIDKQKPGILKRLNDKNTGEVHTFLDDIVGAIAAAASSRLAHALVDDEYQNPPE; from the coding sequence ATGGATGAAGTTACAAAACAACAAGAACTTGAAATAAAGTCTAGGAAATTACTTCATGATCGTGGTGTGCAAGAAGTGGATATTGCAGAGCTCGTTTATTATTTACAAGCTAGTTATCATCCTTCATTAACATTAGACACCTGCCTGCATAACGTAAATCGTGTACTATCTAAACGTGAGGTACAGCATGCTGTTATTACTGGGATTCAGCTTGATATCTTAGCTGAACAAAATAAATTAGAAGAACCATTACAAAAAATTATTAAAACAGACGAAAGCCTATATGGCATTGATGAAATTATCGCCTTCTCTATTGTAAATGTTTATGGTTCTATCGGTTTTACAAACTATGGCTATATTGATAAGCAAAAGCCTGGTATTTTGAAAAGACTTAATGATAAAAACACTGGTGAGGTACACACCTTTTTAGATGATATTGTTGGGGCAATTGCAGCAGCTGCATCTAGCCGACTTGCACATGCATTGGTAGATGATGAATATCAAAATCCGCCTGAATAA
- a CDS encoding TIGR01457 family HAD-type hydrolase, translating into MKTYKGYMIDLDGTIFRGNEVIEGAQEFIDALYEKNIPYLFLTNNASSTQEEIANKLTRMGIKATPENIFTSSLATAKYIKQVKQEASCFVIGETGIISCLANEGLTIADENCDFVVMGIDRQINYEKLAKACIAIRNGARFISTNSDIAIPTEKGFLPGNGALTSVVAVSTGIQPTFIGKPEKIIMEEALAVLGLAKEDTMMIGDNYDTDILAGLSANVDTLLVFTGITSKQDHEQRDRQATHYVDSLTEWIPHL; encoded by the coding sequence TTGAAAACATATAAAGGTTACATGATTGATTTAGATGGGACAATTTTTCGAGGAAATGAAGTAATTGAAGGCGCACAGGAATTTATCGATGCTTTATATGAAAAAAATATTCCTTATTTATTTTTAACGAATAATGCATCTTCAACTCAAGAAGAGATAGCTAACAAATTAACGCGAATGGGAATTAAAGCTACTCCAGAAAATATTTTTACTTCGAGCTTGGCAACTGCTAAATATATTAAACAGGTTAAACAGGAAGCCTCATGCTTTGTAATTGGAGAAACAGGAATTATTAGCTGTTTGGCAAATGAAGGTTTAACTATTGCAGATGAAAATTGTGATTTTGTTGTTATGGGGATTGATAGACAAATCAATTATGAAAAACTAGCCAAAGCATGTATTGCGATTCGTAATGGGGCAAGATTTATTTCAACGAATAGTGATATTGCAATTCCTACAGAAAAAGGTTTTTTACCAGGAAATGGTGCGCTAACTTCAGTAGTCGCAGTTAGTACAGGAATTCAGCCAACTTTTATTGGGAAACCAGAAAAAATCATTATGGAGGAAGCTTTAGCAGTACTTGGATTAGCTAAAGAAGACACAATGATGATTGGTGATAATTACGATACGGATATTTTAGCAGGACTAAGTGCTAATGTAGATACGCTGTTGGTATTTACGGGAATTACTTCAAAGCAAGATCATGAACAAAGAGATAGGCAGGCAACACATTATGTGGACAGCCTAACTGAATGGATTCCACATTTATAA